In the Prochlorococcus marinus str. MIT 9312 genome, TTAGTAGTTTGTAATAAGTATTTAGTTTCCCTTCCCTTCTAAGATATTCTTCATATCTATTTATTGGCATATTAGTTATTGTGTATAAATTATTAAAAACGATATTGTATTTTTCGAATAGTATGTTTTTATAATCCTTCTCCAATATTTGCTGAGAAGGAGGAAGAATTGGGCTTACAGGATTGTAAACAAGATTTAATTGTAATCCATTTTCTTTCTTTCCATAGCCTAAATCATTAAGAATTCTTATGGCATTAATACTTTTTTCAAAAACCCCATAACCTCTTTGAAAATCAACATTATTTTTTTCATAACACGGTAGTGAAGCCGTAACTATGACTTTATTCTTTGCAAGAAATTGAGGAAGATCTTCATAACCTTCTTCAAAGAAAATTGTCAAATTGCACCTATCAATAATATCAACTTTTTTTGTGCTCAAACTGGTTATTAGGTTTTTAAATTCTGGGTGGAGTTCTGGCGCACCACCTGTAATATCTAAAGTCTTGATTTTGTATTTTTCAATTATCTTTGGGATAAGAGATATCATTTCATTAGACATCTTTTCAGTCCTTAGGGGACTCGAATTGACATGACAATGCTTACAAGCCTGATTGCATTTATAACCTATGTTAATTTGCAATGTTTCTATAGGTTTTTTATATATTGAGGGAAATTTTTCTTTCATTGATCTATTATTTATAAATTGTCATTCGAAAATTAAAAAGTTAACTATTTCTTAAAGTTTGATCTCTTACTAGCAAGTTCAATAAACCAACTTATGTATTCTTTGGGACCATTTTTAAAAACTATGTCAAACTTTAAGTTGTCATAAACATCACTGATCCCTGTTAAACCAGTTTTTTTTGTAGAGGGTCTTTCAACTTCACCAGAACTACTATCTACAAAAATTATTTTATTATTAATTCCAAATTCATTACCTAATATTTGTATAAATTCTAGAAAAGACCTGTCACTTCCTCCTCTTAAATAATTTTTCTTACCATTATTATTTTTTGAGGTTACTGTGTCACCAACTCCTACAATCAAAGGCATATCTTCTTTTTGAATAGTTCTTTTGCATAAATCAATTTTTCCCTGAATAGAATTTGGAGAGTTTCTAAAATTAAAATTACTTCCAAAAGGAGCTTTGCCAGTTTTATCCTCAATAAATTTATTTAAAAGAAATAAAACTCCAGAATCTTTAACTGCTCCTTTAATAAGTAATTGTATGTCTGTTGATCCAATATCATCTTTAGAAGAAAGTTTAATTGTTTCTCTACCATTTTTATTACCTAAATTTGGAGAAATATGAAGGAAAAATGAGTCTTTGAGACCTTCAGATTCAGCTTTTAAGATGATTTCATTCATCATTTTTTCAAAACTAATTTGAATAAGCTTTCTTTTATCAGAATCTTTGTGAACTAATTCAAATAGACTATTGAAATTAATCGTTGGAGAGAAGCGTGTTTCACATATTGATTTTACTGCGTGAAAATTGATATCTTCTTGGCTAAGTTCAGGAAAAATATTGTTAACTATGAAATTAAATTTTGGTCTAATTAAACTAGGTACTTTTGATAAAAAATTTAGTTCTTTTTCTGAGACTCCTTCAAAGCTTATTTCACCATTGTTGTCTTGATACTCTACTCCACAAGCCGCTAAACCTCTTAAATATAGCTCTTTATTTTTAGGTTCAGTAGTGCTCCCTAAACTCCTTTCTATTATTCTGTTAACTCCTCTTGGACCTTCATGTTCACCGCAAGTTAATACAAAGAATTCCTTGGCAAATTCTTTTACTGCATAAATATATTTTGATTCTAACTCTCTAGTCATTGGATCTTTAACTAGAGGGATGCAAACTCCGTCAATGTCTTGAATAAATAAGATATTTTTTGAAGAAATTAATTGTTTTTGTAACTTTAAATTACTTGCCATATATTCCATATTTATCATTATTTCTCTTTTTATTAAATTTCTTTTTAAGAAATTATAAATTAAAAAATTCAATATTTACAATAAATAATTTGCTATGGTCAAAAATTGCTTTAATGTAGAAAAATGTTGTTAAGGGTAAGAAATTAAAAAAAATTATCAAGAATTTCCAAAAATGAAGAATAATTTCATAGAAAACATAAATGATGAAAAATATTTTTATTCATTGATTGAAGATATAGAGAACAGCAAAGTTGGATTCTACAGTGTTGGTTTATATCCTGCATCATTAGCATACAACTGTGCTATGCATGGAAAATCAAATAATATTCTCCTAGCTCCTAGGGAAGATAGAGATTTGTTAGGAGCTTTCTCAAATGATGTTCTTTCTGATATGGATAATGAGATTATTGATAAGATTAAGAGAATGGGACATTATTCTTCAGAGGGGAAAAGAAAGTCTTTTGATCTAAAAGATCTTCTCTTGGAATGTAAGATAGTTATTCTTTCTTCAAACAGTAATCACATAAAAGATGATGTTAAATATGCTTTAGAACTCAGAAAAACTTTAAAAAGAGAAAATGTGGTTCTTGGTTGTCTCGTCGGTTCTTTTTGCGTTGACAATAAAAGTAAAAACCCTTTTATTCTCTGTAATAAATATCCAAATTTAGCTTTTTTTACAGGATTTCATCGTCATGGAGCTTTACGAAATCCTAATGATAGTTTTACTGCAAATTTCTGCCATCCTGATGCTCTAACTGCTTTAATAGGAGCTCGCATTTTGAATCAATTGTCCCCGAAAATTCAAGTTTCTCCTGGTGTTCATAATATTGAATGTCAATACATAAAATCAATAAAAAACATCTCATCCATATTTGCAGGTTTTGTAAATAACTTTCATTCCGATAAGCCAGGAATGCTACCTAGCATTAATACGATTTTGTTAACTCAATGCTTAGATCAGGCAGCATCAGTATCATTACAAGTTAGAAAAGAAAATAAATTAGAAAATAAATATCTTTCATTAAAAGAACTTGGTTATGGTGAAGAAATAATTAGTGCAAAGGAAATAATTAATGATAAATTTTGTGAAAAAGGAGATTATACTTTTTCTCAATTAAATGCTGTTAAGGCTGATGTCTTAGGGAGTATGACTCTACCAACTGAAGGAAAACCAACAAGGAATTTTCAAGCAGGACAAGTTTTATCAGATATGCTTTTGCAACTCAATAGATGTCCAAAAGACGTCTCAGAATTTGTAAATTGGTGCAATAAATACTCTCTCAGTCAAGGAGGTTTAGAAGGTCTAAAATCTTTAAAATTTTGGCCAGACATTTATAAAGAATTCAAAATCAAAAATAATAATTGTTCAATGATTAATCTTATTTATTTATGCTTTAATGCTAATTCAGAAGAAAAAAAAGAAATTTATAAGGTTTTAATTAGTTCAGAAGAGATCACTAATTTTTGCCAAGAATCTGTGAAATCTGAATTATCTTTAGAATTAAATGAAAAATTAAAAGGAGATTATCTTTTTAATGATATTGAAAAACTTTACAAAAAATTGTTTATTAACAAAGAGAAAAATGATATTAAAAAAAATGAACATAATAATCAAATTCCTAAAAAATATCCAAGCTATATCAATGTATTGAAAATTATCAATAATTATTTTAATAATTGATTATTTATTTAATTTACTAAAAAGTTAAGTTCTTCATTTATTTACTAATCTTGATTGCGGGGTTAGACTTATTATGGTTTTAAAAGGTTTTTTTGAAAAAGGAATTATCACATCGTTCTCATGAACTGAAAGCTCTTGGTTGGAATCAAGAAGATTTAACAAGATACGAAGATTTATGGGACTACAGTCAAAGATGGGGATTAATAAATTTAGAAAGAGAAGACAGACAGTTTTTAAAGAAAGCAGAAAAGTTACTCCCAAAGATCCAAAATAAAAAGATATCAGTTAAAAAAACTATTGAAGAAAAATCATATTATTTATGGTTAAATTTTTACCTCGATGAAATTAATATTTTTAGTAATTCTAATCTTCCAAAAAATAAACATGGTGTTTGGACACTCTTAATTGAAGAGGAAATTAAACTTCTTAAGGAATTACAACCAGTTATGGGTCTTCCAGATACTTTAAAAGCCAAAAATCTATTTAAGAATAGAAAGGATCTCATAAATAAGGCTTTTAGCCAATTTGACGCTAAAAACAACGATAAGGGTTTCAATTTTGATGATGCTCTAAACAAATCTGAAAAAGATGTTGGTAAGAATTGGAAATCAATTACTGAAAAAGATCCTGAAGCTAATAAAACTTTTCCAATAATAGATTCTGCAAATATTGACAAACTCAGATCTGCGATAAAAGATGATTTGAGTTTATATATGAAAGATAATTACCCTTCATTAAAAAAGGATTTATAAATATTTATCTTTTTTTTGTTTTTTTTTTGGACTTTTTTAAGTTAAATAGATAATAGGATTATTTAAAAATTTTGAGCAACCAAAAGTTCGAGACTCTTCAGTTACATGCAGGTCAAGTGCCTGATCCAACCACAAATTCTAGAGCAGTACCCATTTATCAAACTAGTTCCTATGTCTTTGATAATGCCGAGCATGGTGCGAATCTTTTTGGATTAAAAGAATTTGGAAATATTTACACTCGACTTATGAACCCCACCACAGATGTCTTCGAAAAAAGGATGGCTGCTTTGGAGGGAGGTATGGCAGCACTTGCAACATCCTCAGGTCAGGCCGCTCAATTCTTGGCAATCGTGAACTGCATGACAGCAGGGGATAATTTTGTCTCTACTTCTTTTCTATATGGTGGGACCTATAATCAATTTAAAGTACAATTTCCAAGATTAGGAATAGAAGTTAAATTTGCTGATGGCGATAGTATCGATAGTTTTAGAAATAAAATTGATGATAAAACCAAGGCAATATATGTCGAATCAATGGGAAATCCTAGATTCAATATCCCAGATTTTGAGGGACTGTCTGCTTTGGCGAAGGAAAATGGAATTCCTTTAATAGTGGATAATACCCTTGGTGCTGGTGGTGCTTTAATAAGACCAATTGATTTTGGAGCCGATGTTGTTGTGGAAAGTGCAACAAAATGGATCGGTGGACATGGCACAAGTATCGGAGGGGTTATTGTTGATGCAGGAACCTTTGATTGGGGAAATGGTAAATTCCCACTAATGAGTGAGCCAAGCGCTGCTTATCATGGGCTTGTTCATTGGGATGCTTTTGGTTTCGGTAGTGATATCTGCAAATCTTTGGGAGTACCTGATAATAGAAATATAGCTTTTGCGTTAAGAGCAAGACTTGAATGCCTGAGAGACTGGGGATCAGCTCAAAGTCCTTTTAATTCGTTCTTGTTATTGCAGGGTTTGGAAACTCTAAGTTTAAGAATAGAAAGACAAACTTCTAATGCTCTTGAATTAGCAAAATGGTTGGATTCTAATTCTAATGTAAGTAGTGTTAATTACCCTGGCCTAGAATCTGATCCGTATTACTCAAGTGCCAAAAAATATACTACTGGAAGGGGAATGGGTTGCATGCTTATGTTTTCTCTTAATGGGGGTTATGAAAATGCAGTAAAATTTATTGATTCCTTAAAATTAGCGAGCCACCTTGCTAACGTGGGTGATTCAAAAACATTAGTAATTCATCCGGCTTCAACAACTCATCAGCAATTATCTGAAGAAGAACAATTATCTGCAGGTGTTACTCCTACGATGGTAAGAGTTTCTGTAGGAATTGAGCATATTGATGATATCAAAGCAGATTTCGAACAAGCACTTTCACAAATCACATAGGAAAGGAGATTTATTGGCTTTAATAATTCCTAGTAACTATCACAAGATTAGTGATGTTGAGAAAAATCATATATCTTGGATCGAACCAGAATTGGCAAAAAGACAGGATATACGTCCTCTTAGGATTGGTATTTTAAATATCATGCCTCTTGGCAAGCAGTATGAATTTAACTTACTACATCCACTGGGTTTATCTCCTCTTCAAATTGAGCCAGTTTGGATAAAGCTTACAACTCACTCTTATAAAACATGGGATCTTAATCATCTAAATAATCTATACATTACTTGGGAAGA is a window encoding:
- the arsS gene encoding arsenosugar biosynthesis radical SAM (seleno)protein ArsS (Some members of this family are selenoproteins.) — translated: MKEKFPSIYKKPIETLQINIGYKCNQACKHCHVNSSPLRTEKMSNEMISLIPKIIEKYKIKTLDITGGAPELHPEFKNLITSLSTKKVDIIDRCNLTIFFEEGYEDLPQFLAKNKVIVTASLPCYEKNNVDFQRGYGVFEKSINAIRILNDLGYGKKENGLQLNLVYNPVSPILPPSQQILEKDYKNILFEKYNIVFNNLYTITNMPINRYEEYLRREGKLNTYYKLLKENFNEKNLENLMCKKTISVNWLGEIYDCDFNQQINFRENKGPKTLFDLLDESFTFDYRVAVKEHCFACTAGAGSSCGGTLS
- the stpA gene encoding glucosylglycerol 3-phosphatase: MEYMASNLKLQKQLISSKNILFIQDIDGVCIPLVKDPMTRELESKYIYAVKEFAKEFFVLTCGEHEGPRGVNRIIERSLGSTTEPKNKELYLRGLAACGVEYQDNNGEISFEGVSEKELNFLSKVPSLIRPKFNFIVNNIFPELSQEDINFHAVKSICETRFSPTINFNSLFELVHKDSDKRKLIQISFEKMMNEIILKAESEGLKDSFFLHISPNLGNKNGRETIKLSSKDDIGSTDIQLLIKGAVKDSGVLFLLNKFIEDKTGKAPFGSNFNFRNSPNSIQGKIDLCKRTIQKEDMPLIVGVGDTVTSKNNNGKKNYLRGGSDRSFLEFIQILGNEFGINNKIIFVDSSSGEVERPSTKKTGLTGISDVYDNLKFDIVFKNGPKEYISWFIELASKRSNFKK
- a CDS encoding O-acetylhomoserine aminocarboxypropyltransferase/cysteine synthase family protein, with the translated sequence MSNQKFETLQLHAGQVPDPTTNSRAVPIYQTSSYVFDNAEHGANLFGLKEFGNIYTRLMNPTTDVFEKRMAALEGGMAALATSSGQAAQFLAIVNCMTAGDNFVSTSFLYGGTYNQFKVQFPRLGIEVKFADGDSIDSFRNKIDDKTKAIYVESMGNPRFNIPDFEGLSALAKENGIPLIVDNTLGAGGALIRPIDFGADVVVESATKWIGGHGTSIGGVIVDAGTFDWGNGKFPLMSEPSAAYHGLVHWDAFGFGSDICKSLGVPDNRNIAFALRARLECLRDWGSAQSPFNSFLLLQGLETLSLRIERQTSNALELAKWLDSNSNVSSVNYPGLESDPYYSSAKKYTTGRGMGCMLMFSLNGGYENAVKFIDSLKLASHLANVGDSKTLVIHPASTTHQQLSEEEQLSAGVTPTMVRVSVGIEHIDDIKADFEQALSQIT